A genome region from Sphingobium sp. WTD-1 includes the following:
- a CDS encoding RNA methyltransferase, with protein MAREITGFSNPLVKRVRSLREKKYRKAEGLFLAEGLRILTEAREEGVLPEMLFHAGSTHPLALDLIDAIEADGGDVIETTPDILSKISGKDNAQAVVGVYRDRLTPLEKLDRNTADIWIVAQSLRDPGNLGTILRTGDAVGAGGLILIDDCVDPFSVESVRASMGALFTQSITQARWGEFMHWLRQGPGELIGTSLKATQDYQEPNYQSPSFLLVGNEAQGLPESYEAECDQLVKMPMLGKADSLNAAVATAVMAYELLNQKRKTS; from the coding sequence GTGGCACGCGAAATCACCGGTTTTTCCAACCCGCTGGTCAAGCGCGTGCGCTCGCTGCGCGAAAAGAAATATCGCAAGGCCGAAGGGCTGTTCCTGGCCGAAGGGCTGCGCATCCTGACCGAAGCACGCGAGGAAGGCGTGCTGCCCGAAATGCTCTTCCATGCCGGCTCCACCCACCCGCTCGCGCTCGACCTGATCGACGCGATCGAGGCGGACGGCGGCGACGTGATCGAAACCACGCCCGACATCCTGTCCAAGATCAGCGGCAAGGATAATGCCCAGGCCGTGGTCGGCGTCTATCGCGACCGGCTGACCCCGCTGGAAAAGCTCGATCGCAACACCGCCGACATCTGGATCGTCGCCCAGTCGCTGCGCGATCCCGGCAATCTCGGCACCATATTGCGCACCGGTGACGCGGTCGGTGCCGGCGGCCTCATCCTGATCGACGATTGCGTCGACCCCTTCTCGGTCGAATCGGTGCGCGCCAGCATGGGCGCCCTCTTCACCCAGTCGATCACCCAGGCGCGCTGGGGCGAATTCATGCACTGGCTGCGCCAGGGGCCGGGCGAACTGATCGGCACCAGCCTGAAAGCGACCCAGGATTATCAGGAACCCAATTATCAGAGCCCCAGCTTCCTGCTGGTCGGCAATGAGGCGCAGGGCCTGCCCGAAAGCTATGAGGCCGAATGCGACCAGCTGGTGAAGATGCCGATGCTGGGCAAGGCCGACAGCCTCAACGCCGCGGTCGCGACGGCGGTCATGGCCTATGAGCTGCTGAACCAGAAACGAAAGACATCATAA
- a CDS encoding HPr kinase/phosphatase C-terminal domain-containing protein, with protein MVRALSSETLHATTVAIEGRSVLLYGASGMGKSDLALRLIDRGATLVSDDYTLLKRVDGRLIATAPETISGQMEVRGIGIVPVPHVGDSPVALIVDLAETVERMPMHAATRTIAGVEIPLIAVVAHEASAPIKVELALKALGKT; from the coding sequence ATGGTGCGGGCACTTTCATCAGAGACGCTTCACGCAACGACCGTCGCGATCGAGGGACGCTCGGTGTTGCTCTACGGCGCCAGCGGCATGGGCAAGTCCGACCTTGCCCTGCGCCTGATCGATCGCGGCGCAACGCTGGTTTCCGACGATTACACCCTGCTCAAGCGGGTCGACGGCCGGCTGATCGCCACCGCCCCCGAAACCATCAGCGGCCAGATGGAAGTGCGCGGCATCGGCATCGTGCCCGTGCCCCATGTCGGCGATTCGCCGGTCGCGCTGATCGTCGATCTGGCCGAAACGGTCGAACGCATGCCGATGCACGCCGCCACCCGCACCATCGCCGGAGTCGAAATTCCGCTGATTGCCGTCGTCGCGCACGAAGCATCCGCCCCGATCAAGGTCGAACTGGCGCTCAAGGCATTGGGCAAGACATGA
- a CDS encoding phosphoenolpyruvate carboxykinase: MQAKSSITLVDQGISTHATQFWNLGTAPLVEAALANGEGILAKDGPLVVKTGKHTGRSASDKFIVQDTETQDTVWWGKTNVPMTPAHFAALKEDFFKALGEKDKLYVADLYGGSQPEYRVNVRVINEFAWHNLFIRTLLVRPEAAALADFAPEYTIIDLPTFVADPARHGCRSETVIAVNFTEKLILIGGTRYAGEMKKSVFGILNYLLPTKGVMPMHCSANIGPNGDTAVFFGLSGTGKTTLSADASRTLIGDDEHGWSDQAVFNFEGGCYAKMINLSAEAEPEIFATTKRFGTVLENVVIDEENREIDLDDNSLAENSRGSYPIDFIPNTSEKNLGPVPKNIIFLTADAYGVLPPIARLTPEQAMYHFLSGYTARVAGTEIGVTEPTATFSTCFGAPFMPRHPSVYGNLLKERINKGGVTCWLVNTGWAGGKATMPGIKRMPIKVTRALLNAALDGSLNSAEFRTDPNFGFEVPVAVNGVDSQILDPRAMWADKEGYDATAATLVKAFVDNFAQFEEHVDDGVRSAALTAA, from the coding sequence GTGCAGGCCAAATCCTCAATCACCCTGGTCGACCAGGGCATCTCCACCCATGCCACCCAGTTTTGGAATCTCGGCACCGCGCCGCTGGTCGAGGCCGCGCTTGCCAATGGCGAGGGCATTTTGGCCAAGGACGGCCCGCTGGTCGTCAAGACCGGCAAGCATACCGGCCGCAGCGCCAGCGACAAATTCATCGTCCAGGATACCGAGACCCAGGATACGGTCTGGTGGGGCAAGACCAATGTGCCGATGACGCCGGCGCATTTCGCCGCGCTGAAGGAGGATTTCTTCAAGGCGCTGGGCGAAAAGGACAAGCTCTATGTCGCCGACCTCTATGGCGGGTCGCAGCCCGAATATCGGGTCAATGTGCGCGTCATCAACGAGTTTGCCTGGCACAACCTGTTCATCCGCACGCTGCTGGTGCGGCCCGAGGCGGCGGCGCTGGCCGACTTTGCGCCGGAATATACCATCATCGACCTGCCGACCTTCGTCGCCGATCCGGCGCGCCATGGCTGCCGCAGCGAGACGGTGATCGCGGTCAACTTCACCGAGAAGCTGATCCTGATCGGCGGCACCCGCTATGCCGGCGAGATGAAGAAGTCGGTGTTCGGCATCCTCAATTATCTGCTGCCGACCAAGGGCGTGATGCCGATGCACTGTTCGGCCAATATCGGCCCGAATGGCGACACGGCCGTCTTCTTCGGCCTGAGCGGCACCGGCAAGACGACGTTGTCGGCGGATGCCAGCCGCACCCTGATCGGCGATGACGAGCATGGCTGGTCGGACCAGGCGGTCTTCAATTTCGAGGGCGGCTGCTATGCCAAGATGATCAACCTGTCGGCCGAGGCCGAGCCGGAAATCTTCGCCACCACCAAGCGGTTCGGCACGGTGCTGGAAAATGTCGTGATCGACGAGGAAAACCGCGAGATCGATCTGGACGACAACTCGCTGGCGGAAAATAGCCGCGGTTCCTACCCGATCGACTTCATTCCGAACACGTCGGAGAAGAATCTGGGGCCGGTGCCCAAGAACATCATCTTCCTGACCGCCGACGCCTATGGCGTTCTGCCGCCGATCGCGCGGTTGACCCCGGAACAGGCGATGTATCACTTCCTGTCCGGTTACACCGCGCGCGTCGCGGGCACCGAGATCGGCGTGACCGAGCCGACCGCGACCTTCTCGACCTGCTTCGGCGCACCGTTCATGCCGCGCCATCCCAGCGTCTATGGCAATCTGCTGAAAGAGCGGATCAACAAGGGCGGCGTCACCTGCTGGCTGGTCAATACCGGCTGGGCCGGTGGCAAGGCGACGATGCCGGGGATCAAGCGCATGCCGATCAAGGTGACGCGCGCGCTGCTCAACGCCGCGCTCGACGGCAGCCTGAACAGCGCCGAATTCCGCACCGATCCCAATTTCGGGTTCGAGGTGCCGGTGGCAGTGAATGGCGTCGACAGCCAGATCCTCGACCCGCGCGCCATGTGGGCGGACAAGGAAGGCTATGACGCGACGGCGGCGACGCTGGTGAAGGCCTTTGTCGACAATTTCGCCCAGTTCGAGGAGCATGTCGACGATGGCGTGCGCAGCGCGGCGCTGACGGCGGCCTGA
- a CDS encoding GNAT family N-acetyltransferase, which translates to MSALLPTLTHRLATLADEPALSRLMTAAIDALQSAFLTPEQVKASHGFMGLDSRLIADGTYFLIQDGDVIAGCGGWSRRATAYGGNHSAGRDDRMLDPATDAAKVRAMYTHPDHVRKGVGTLILSLCEQAAQVEGFTALELSATMAGVPLYRSFGFVDVRPFEDNGVPLILMRKTI; encoded by the coding sequence ATGAGCGCACTTCTTCCTACGCTGACCCACCGCCTTGCGACGCTGGCCGATGAGCCGGCGCTTTCCCGACTGATGACGGCCGCGATCGATGCGTTGCAGTCTGCCTTCCTGACGCCCGAGCAGGTGAAGGCCAGCCATGGCTTCATGGGGCTGGACAGCCGGCTGATCGCGGATGGCACCTATTTTCTGATCCAGGATGGCGATGTGATCGCCGGATGCGGCGGCTGGAGCCGGCGCGCCACCGCCTATGGCGGCAATCACAGCGCAGGCCGCGATGACCGGATGCTCGATCCCGCGACCGATGCGGCGAAGGTGCGGGCGATGTACACTCATCCCGACCATGTCCGCAAAGGCGTCGGCACGCTGATCCTGTCGCTATGCGAGCAGGCGGCGCAGGTGGAAGGTTTCACCGCGCTCGAACTGTCGGCGACAATGGCTGGCGTGCCGCTCTATCGGAGTTTCGGCTTTGTCGATGTCCGCCCATTTGAGGATAATGGCGTGCCATTGATCCTGATGCGCAAGACAATCTGA
- a CDS encoding PTS sugar transporter subunit IIA, whose translation MIGLVLVTHGSLATEFVVAMEHVVGPQQQIETICIGPEDDMELRRADIAAAVARVNDGAGVILLTDLFGGTPSNLAISLLKAGEIEVIAGINLPMLIRLESARKVMDVRAAVAAAREAGQKYISVASELLGSTS comes from the coding sequence ATGATCGGACTCGTACTCGTCACCCATGGGTCGCTTGCGACGGAATTCGTCGTGGCCATGGAACATGTCGTGGGACCTCAACAGCAGATCGAAACGATCTGCATCGGGCCGGAGGATGACATGGAACTGCGCCGCGCGGACATCGCGGCGGCGGTCGCGCGCGTCAATGACGGCGCCGGCGTCATCCTGCTGACCGACCTGTTCGGTGGCACCCCCTCCAACCTCGCCATATCGCTGCTCAAGGCCGGCGAGATCGAGGTGATTGCAGGCATCAACCTGCCCATGCTCATTCGCCTGGAAAGCGCCCGCAAGGTGATGGACGTGCGCGCCGCCGTCGCCGCTGCCCGCGAAGCAGGCCAGAAATATATCAGCGTCGCGTCGGAATTGCTGGGCAGCACCTCATGA
- a CDS encoding HPr family phosphocarrier protein: protein MNDISREVRISNKRGLHARASAKFVTLASGLPAQITVSKDGSEVTGTSIMGLMMLGAAMGDSIIISAAGPDAHDSLHQLVTLVEDKFGEE, encoded by the coding sequence ATGAATGATATCAGCCGGGAAGTCAGGATCAGCAACAAGCGCGGCCTCCACGCCCGCGCCAGCGCGAAATTCGTCACCCTGGCCAGCGGCCTGCCCGCCCAGATTACCGTCAGCAAGGATGGCAGCGAAGTCACCGGCACATCGATCATGGGCCTGATGATGCTCGGCGCCGCCATGGGCGACAGCATCATCATCAGCGCCGCCGGCCCCGATGCACATGACAGCCTGCATCAACTGGTCACCCTGGTCGAAGACAAGTTCGGCGAGGAATAG
- a CDS encoding ferredoxin--NADP reductase yields the protein MAAPTKCKDKVLTDVTIEKPVLEPTGALSVETVLSVKHWNEHLFSFRITRPASFRFRSGEFIMIGLKGDNGKPLLRAYSIASPAWDEEIEFLSIKVQDGPLTSKLQKIEPGDQIYLGRKPTGTLVTDALLPGKRLFMLSTGTGLAPFLSLPRDPDVYEFYEQVVVVHSVRRVSDLAFRDEMEGKWAEDPLVSEQAAGQFHYVPTVTREEFPNNERIDKLVESGKLFEGIPGAAKFDPETDRIMMCGSMEMIKQFAAYFEEQGFTEGSNAAPGQFVIERAFVG from the coding sequence ATGGCGGCGCCGACGAAATGCAAGGATAAGGTCTTGACCGACGTGACGATCGAAAAGCCGGTTCTGGAACCCACCGGCGCGCTTTCCGTGGAAACCGTGCTGTCGGTGAAGCACTGGAACGAGCATCTGTTCAGCTTCCGCATCACCCGCCCGGCAAGCTTCCGCTTCCGCTCGGGCGAGTTCATCATGATCGGCCTGAAGGGCGACAATGGCAAGCCGCTGCTGCGCGCCTACTCGATCGCCAGCCCGGCTTGGGACGAGGAAATCGAATTCCTGTCGATCAAGGTGCAGGACGGTCCGCTGACCAGCAAGCTGCAGAAGATCGAGCCGGGCGACCAGATCTATCTCGGCCGCAAGCCGACCGGCACGCTGGTGACCGACGCGCTGCTGCCGGGCAAGCGGCTGTTCATGCTGTCGACCGGCACCGGTCTGGCGCCGTTCCTGAGCCTGCCGCGCGACCCGGACGTGTATGAGTTCTACGAGCAGGTCGTGGTGGTCCATTCGGTGCGCCGGGTGAGCGATCTGGCCTTCCGCGACGAGATGGAAGGCAAGTGGGCCGAAGACCCGCTGGTGTCGGAACAGGCCGCCGGCCAGTTCCATTATGTGCCCACCGTGACGCGGGAAGAATTCCCCAACAATGAGCGCATCGACAAGCTGGTCGAGAGCGGCAAGCTGTTCGAGGGGATTCCGGGCGCGGCCAAGTTCGACCCCGAGACCGACCGGATCATGATGTGCGGCAGCATGGAGATGATCAAGCAGTTCGCGGCCTATTTCGAGGAGCAAGGCTTCACCGAAGGCTCCAATGCGGCGCCGGGTCAGTTCGTGATTGAAAGAGCCTTTGTCGGTTGA
- a CDS encoding sensor domain-containing diguanylate cyclase: protein MLDTKLNDEAGRLAALGRYEILDTPAEPAFDRITQLVRSILGVPISVVALIDSDRQWFKSRTGIDTVETPRDIAFCNHTIRDRVPVVVPNACSDQRFSSNPLVTGDPNIRSYAGVPLATPDGYNVGTLCAIDTVPREFDPGQIAILENLAALVVEQLELRRIAERDHLSGALTRRAFVAEMDKHIALFRRYARPASLLLFDIDHFKRVNDTHGHPAGDVVIREIAACCERTKRPNDMLGRLGGEEFGVLLPETRATEAGVAAQRFCDAIATLDIPHDPPLRVTASFGIAEIAQDRLDSKAWLAAADIALYAAKHGGRNRVAIAKTDAAQPD, encoded by the coding sequence ATGCTCGACACGAAATTGAACGACGAAGCCGGTCGCCTGGCCGCGCTCGGGCGCTACGAAATCCTCGACACGCCGGCCGAACCCGCCTTTGACCGCATCACCCAGCTTGTCCGGTCGATCCTGGGCGTGCCGATATCGGTCGTCGCGCTGATCGATAGCGATCGTCAGTGGTTCAAGTCGCGCACCGGCATCGACACGGTCGAGACCCCGCGCGACATTGCCTTCTGCAACCACACCATCCGTGACCGTGTGCCGGTGGTCGTCCCCAATGCCTGCTCCGACCAGCGGTTCAGCAGCAATCCGCTGGTCACCGGCGATCCCAATATCCGCAGCTATGCCGGCGTCCCGCTGGCGACGCCCGACGGTTATAATGTCGGCACCCTCTGCGCGATCGATACCGTGCCCCGCGAATTTGATCCCGGCCAGATCGCCATCCTCGAAAATCTCGCCGCGCTGGTGGTCGAACAACTGGAACTGCGCCGGATCGCCGAGCGCGATCATCTGAGCGGCGCCCTCACCCGCCGCGCCTTCGTGGCGGAAATGGACAAGCATATCGCCCTCTTCCGGCGCTATGCGCGCCCGGCCAGCCTGCTGCTCTTCGACATCGACCATTTCAAGCGGGTCAACGATACCCATGGCCACCCGGCCGGCGATGTCGTGATCCGGGAAATCGCGGCCTGCTGCGAACGGACCAAACGCCCGAACGACATGCTAGGCCGGTTGGGCGGTGAGGAGTTCGGCGTGCTGCTCCCCGAAACCCGCGCGACAGAGGCTGGCGTAGCGGCCCAGCGTTTCTGCGATGCCATCGCGACGCTCGACATCCCCCATGACCCGCCGCTGCGCGTCACCGCCAGCTTCGGCATTGCCGAGATCGCCCAGGACCGGCTCGACAGCAAAGCCTGGCTCGCCGCCGCCGACATTGCCCTTTATGCCGCCAAGCATGGCGGTCGCAATCGCGTTGCCATCGCGAAAACGGACGCCGCCCAGCCCGACTGA
- a CDS encoding ATP-binding protein: MAPDTASPKNEDAPLAVRWSGRLSLTPRILAVNVFALALLAGGFFYLDSYRTRIVDDRLEQSARELKLLAIGLENAPADRQNALIAAYARQTGDRVRRYDAAGNLMADSFAMDAPRYRLRLPSEEEWQRHVARFLDKAVDRVVSADRPPNFEEPAVDRASAWPELVLAAKTRQPQAMNRYAPDRTFMISAAVAVRDGSGLLATENARDITRIVRAERLRLGIVLAAAVLASVLLSLFLARTIVQPLQRLARAAVRVRLGRAREVTVPRLPERRDEIGMLARALSDMSHALRQRIDATDAFAADVSHELKNPIASLRSALDSLERVDRPDLRDQLMAIAQDDVRRLDRLVTDIAEASRIDAQLSRTRFEPIDLGLLIERMVLAREARGVPRGIRLAFARPRKEVAVVLGEEQRIVRVLDNLIDNAISFSPDDGLVQIIATVADNEVLVSVEDEGPGVPEGEREHVFRRFHSVRPEGEAFGKHSGLGLAIARSIVEGHQGKISIADREDRQSGARFIVRLPMAVERDPGIMSE, translated from the coding sequence ATGGCGCCGGATACCGCTTCTCCGAAGAATGAGGACGCGCCGCTCGCGGTGCGCTGGTCGGGGCGATTGAGCCTCACCCCGCGCATCCTGGCGGTCAATGTCTTCGCGCTCGCCCTGCTGGCGGGCGGCTTCTTCTATCTGGACAGCTATCGCACGCGGATCGTCGACGATCGGCTGGAACAGTCGGCGCGCGAGCTGAAGCTGCTCGCCATTGGCCTGGAAAATGCGCCTGCCGACCGGCAGAATGCGCTGATCGCCGCCTATGCGCGCCAGACCGGCGACCGGGTGCGCCGCTATGACGCGGCCGGCAATCTGATGGCCGACAGCTTCGCCATGGATGCGCCGCGCTATCGGCTGCGCCTGCCCTCGGAAGAGGAATGGCAGCGCCATGTCGCCCGCTTTCTCGACAAGGCGGTCGACCGCGTCGTCTCCGCCGATCGCCCGCCCAATTTCGAGGAACCCGCCGTCGATCGCGCCAGCGCCTGGCCCGAACTGGTACTGGCCGCCAAGACGCGCCAGCCCCAGGCGATGAACCGCTACGCGCCCGACCGCACCTTCATGATCTCGGCCGCCGTCGCGGTGCGCGACGGTTCGGGCCTGCTCGCGACCGAAAATGCGCGCGACATCACCCGCATCGTCCGCGCCGAACGCCTCCGCCTGGGCATCGTGCTGGCTGCCGCCGTCCTCGCCTCCGTGCTGCTGTCGCTGTTCCTCGCCCGCACCATCGTCCAGCCGCTCCAGCGCCTGGCCCGTGCCGCCGTGCGCGTTCGCCTCGGCCGCGCGCGGGAGGTCACCGTGCCCCGCCTGCCCGAGCGGCGCGACGAGATCGGCATGCTCGCCCGCGCCCTGTCGGACATGAGTCATGCGCTGCGCCAGCGGATCGACGCGACCGACGCCTTCGCCGCCGACGTCAGCCATGAACTCAAGAACCCGATCGCCTCGCTCCGCTCCGCGCTCGATTCACTCGAACGGGTGGACCGACCGGACCTGCGCGACCAGTTGATGGCGATCGCGCAGGATGATGTCCGCCGGCTCGACCGGCTCGTCACCGACATCGCCGAAGCCTCCCGCATCGACGCCCAATTGTCGCGCACCCGGTTCGAGCCGATCGACCTTGGCCTGCTGATCGAACGCATGGTGCTGGCGCGCGAGGCACGCGGCGTGCCGCGCGGCATCCGCCTCGCCTTCGCCCGCCCGCGCAAGGAAGTCGCGGTCGTCCTGGGCGAGGAACAGCGGATCGTGCGCGTGCTCGACAATCTGATCGACAATGCCATTTCCTTCTCGCCCGACGACGGGCTGGTCCAGATCATCGCTACCGTCGCCGACAATGAAGTGCTGGTCAGCGTCGAGGATGAAGGCCCCGGCGTGCCCGAGGGCGAGCGCGAGCATGTCTTCCGCCGTTTCCACAGCGTCCGCCCGGAAGGTGAGGCGTTCGGCAAGCATTCGGGCCTCGGCCTCGCCATCGCCCGCTCGATCGTCGAGGGGCATCAGGGCAAGATCAGCATCGCCGACCGCGAGGATAGGCAGAGCGGCGCCCGCTTCATCGTCCGCCTGCCCATGGCCGTGGAACGCGACCCCGGCATAATGTCCGAATGA
- a CDS encoding MFS transporter, with product MGAMWLHKRVLAASLIGTAVEFYDFYIYATAASLIFPSLFFPASSPSAQLMASYGSLALAFLARPLGAAVFGHYGDRIGRKATLVTSLMLMGGCTLLIGFLPTYLMIGFWAPLILCVLRFGQGFGLGGEWGGAALLAVENAPEGWRARFGMFPQLGAPVGFIAANGLFLLLGAFLTDSEFFAWGWRLPFLGSSVLVILGLWVRLKLTETPEFAAAQQEAPPPTVPLATLLSTHLGAAIAGTFACAACFAVYYIATAFALGYGTTALKIDREIFLAIQLGAIMFMALSIVIAGWWSDRSSPTRVLAWGCAGTLLMGIVFGPLIGTTALLPIFVALSLALFVMGFIYGPLGAYLPALFPIQLRYTGASFAFNLGGILGGALAPIVATWLIGAQGVAWVGLYMSAAALISLAGLWWTSRT from the coding sequence ATGGGCGCAATGTGGCTGCATAAGCGGGTGCTGGCAGCGAGCCTCATCGGCACGGCGGTCGAATTTTACGACTTCTACATCTACGCCACCGCCGCCAGCCTGATCTTCCCCTCGCTCTTCTTCCCGGCCTCCTCGCCCTCGGCACAGTTGATGGCCTCCTATGGCAGCCTCGCCCTCGCCTTCCTCGCCCGGCCCCTGGGCGCTGCCGTCTTCGGCCATTATGGCGACCGCATCGGCCGCAAGGCGACGCTCGTCACCTCACTGATGCTGATGGGTGGCTGCACATTGCTGATCGGCTTCCTGCCAACCTATCTCATGATCGGCTTCTGGGCGCCGCTGATCCTGTGCGTGCTGCGCTTCGGTCAGGGCTTTGGCCTGGGTGGCGAATGGGGCGGCGCGGCGCTGCTGGCGGTCGAGAATGCACCCGAAGGCTGGCGCGCCCGCTTCGGCATGTTCCCGCAACTGGGCGCCCCGGTCGGCTTCATCGCCGCCAATGGCCTCTTCCTGCTGCTCGGCGCCTTCCTGACCGATTCGGAATTCTTTGCCTGGGGCTGGCGCCTGCCGTTCCTGGGCAGTTCGGTCCTCGTGATCCTCGGCCTCTGGGTCCGCCTCAAGCTCACCGAGACGCCCGAATTTGCCGCCGCGCAGCAGGAAGCGCCCCCGCCGACCGTGCCGCTTGCCACCCTGCTCTCGACCCATCTGGGCGCGGCCATCGCCGGCACCTTCGCCTGCGCCGCCTGCTTCGCCGTCTATTATATCGCGACCGCCTTCGCGCTGGGCTATGGCACCACCGCGCTCAAGATCGATCGGGAAATCTTCCTCGCGATCCAGCTTGGCGCCATCATGTTCATGGCGCTCAGCATCGTGATCGCCGGCTGGTGGTCGGACAGGAGCAGCCCCACCCGTGTCCTCGCCTGGGGCTGCGCCGGCACGCTGTTGATGGGCATCGTCTTCGGCCCGCTGATCGGCACTACGGCGCTGCTGCCGATCTTCGTCGCGCTCAGCCTCGCCTTGTTCGTGATGGGCTTCATCTACGGCCCGCTCGGCGCCTATCTGCCCGCCCTCTTCCCGATCCAGTTGCGCTATACCGGCGCCTCCTTCGCCTTCAACCTGGGCGGCATATTGGGCGGCGCGCTGGCGCCGATCGTCGCCACCTGGTTGATCGGCGCGCAGGGTGTGGCATGGGTTGGCCTCTACATGTCGGCAGCCGCGCTCATCAGTCTCGCCGGCCTGTGGTGGACCAGCCGCACCTGA
- a CDS encoding response regulator transcription factor — protein sequence MTATIALVDDDKNILTSVSIALQTEGFVTRIYTDPEAALKALTDNPADLGVFDIKMPQMDGLELLRRLREKSQMPVIFLTSKADELDEALGLAMGADDYISKPFSQRLLIARIRAILRRAEISRAPDAADEPPSDPIVRGRLEMDPPRHRVKWDGKDVTLTVTEFLILETLAARPGVVKNRNQLMDAAYQDDVYVDDRTIDSHIKRLRRKFREVDPDFNAIDTLYGAGYRFSEE from the coding sequence ATGACCGCAACCATCGCGCTGGTGGATGATGACAAGAATATCCTGACGTCGGTGTCGATCGCGCTGCAGACCGAAGGGTTCGTCACGCGCATCTACACCGACCCGGAAGCCGCGCTGAAGGCGCTGACCGACAATCCGGCCGACCTTGGCGTGTTCGACATCAAGATGCCGCAGATGGACGGGCTGGAACTGCTGCGCCGCCTGCGCGAAAAGAGCCAGATGCCGGTCATCTTCCTGACCTCCAAGGCGGACGAGTTGGACGAGGCACTGGGCCTGGCCATGGGCGCGGATGATTATATCTCCAAGCCCTTCTCGCAGCGACTGCTGATCGCGCGCATCCGCGCCATCCTGCGCCGCGCCGAAATCAGCCGCGCCCCCGATGCCGCCGACGAACCGCCGTCCGATCCGATCGTGCGCGGCCGGCTGGAAATGGACCCACCCCGCCACCGGGTAAAATGGGACGGCAAGGATGTGACGCTGACCGTCACCGAATTCCTGATCCTGGAAACCCTTGCTGCACGGCCCGGCGTGGTGAAGAACCGCAACCAGCTCATGGACGCCGCCTATCAGGACGACGTCTATGTCGACGACCGCACGATCGACAGCCATATCAAGCGGCTGCGTCGCAAATTCCGAGAGGTAGACCCTGACTTCAACGCAATCGACACGCTCTATGGCGCCGGATACCGCTTCTCCGAAGAATGA
- the rapZ gene encoding RNase adapter RapZ — translation MTATSPKTILLVSGLSGAGKTTALKTLEDMGWEVVDNLPLVLLDRLLDTPLPAGHAGEDDRPLALGIDARTRGFDANAIVQRIKALRERHGHDVETLFLDCSGAELERRYAETRRRHPLAQDRPAADGIARERELTEPLRRWSAQLIDTTSLSTNALQQEMRARFAREQLSDPVLTILSFGYSRGVPRNVDLMFDMRFLRNPFWDEELRPKTGLDADVAAYIQADPAYQEALGKIQDLLTTLLPRYAEAGKTYITVAFGCTGGRHRSVHVAEHVARYLQDAGFSPTVSHRNMESAPQDSLEKRRPGGPKAIS, via the coding sequence ATGACAGCCACCAGCCCCAAGACCATTCTCCTCGTCTCCGGCCTGTCTGGTGCCGGCAAGACCACGGCGCTCAAGACGCTGGAGGATATGGGTTGGGAAGTGGTGGACAATCTGCCGCTGGTGCTGCTCGATCGCCTGCTCGACACCCCGCTCCCCGCCGGCCATGCCGGGGAGGATGACCGGCCGCTGGCGCTCGGCATCGACGCACGCACCCGCGGCTTCGACGCCAATGCCATCGTCCAGCGGATCAAGGCGCTGCGCGAACGGCACGGCCATGACGTCGAGACATTGTTCCTCGACTGCTCGGGTGCCGAGTTGGAACGCCGTTATGCCGAAACCCGCCGCCGCCACCCGCTGGCGCAGGATCGCCCGGCCGCCGACGGCATCGCCCGCGAACGCGAACTGACCGAACCGCTGCGCCGCTGGTCGGCCCAGCTGATCGACACCACCAGCCTGTCGACCAATGCGCTGCAGCAGGAAATGCGGGCCCGCTTCGCCCGCGAACAGCTCTCCGACCCGGTGCTGACCATCCTGTCCTTCGGCTATTCGCGCGGCGTGCCGCGCAATGTCGATCTGATGTTCGACATGCGCTTCCTGCGTAACCCTTTCTGGGACGAGGAATTGCGTCCCAAGACCGGCCTAGACGCCGACGTCGCCGCCTATATCCAGGCCGACCCGGCCTATCAGGAGGCGCTGGGCAAGATCCAGGATCTGCTCACGACCCTGCTGCCGCGCTACGCCGAAGCGGGCAAAACCTATATTACCGTGGCTTTCGGCTGCACCGGCGGGCGCCATCGCTCGGTTCATGTCGCCGAACATGTCGCTAGATACTTGCAAGATGCGGGCTTTTCGCCCACCGTCTCGCACCGCAATATGGAATCAGCGCCCCAGGACAGTCTGGAGAAGCGCAGACCGGGAGGCCCGAAAGCAATATCATGA